TTTTTGTTCCAGCGCAGCCAGCAGCTCCTTGTCCTCCGAAGCGTAGGTGATGAAGCCGACGCGGAAGCCCCAGACGAATTCTTCCTTGGTGGCACCGTCAATCTTGACCGCCAGCACGCGCGGATGCAGATTCGCCAGCTTGCCGAACAGGGATTCCTTGAGTGAATCCTCAAAAAAGAGTCCGAAATAAGCGTCGTCGCTGACTACTACTACATTAACGCCTGCTTCTGCAGCTTGCAGGATAGCGGCAACAATAGCCTCGCCTTCTGCAAGACCGGGCGTATATCCGGTTGGATTATTCGGGAAGTTAAGCAGGACGATGGCTTTGCCGCGGTCCTTCTGGGCCAGCAGGGCATCCAGCAGCCCTTCGCTGTTGAAGCTCATATCCTCCGTGAAGAGCGGGTAATTTACGGTTTCGGTCAGTCGGCGGATGCCGAAGGTCAGCTCGTAGTTCTCCCAGTTTTTGTCCGGATAAATGACGGCATCCCCTTGCTCTGCGAACAGATCGGCAACGATGCTAAGCCCGTGGGTCAGCGCATTCGTGACGATTGGATTACTGAAAGACTTGCCTTCAAGCGACGGATTCTCACGCAGCATCTTCTCCCGCCAGACGGAGCGGAGCTCCGGCTTACCTGCTGGAGGCGCATAGCTGTACAGGTCTTTGGGATTGTAGGCGGAGAGCTTATCCTGGATTACGCCAAGGTGCATCGGCAACCCGTTCTCGGTAGCAATCCCGATGGTGGCGTTATACTTTTTAGCATGAGCCGTTGCCTCTGCGGATTGGCTCAGAATCCCCTCTTTGGGAAAATAGATCGCTTTACCGAGACTCGAGAGCATATCGTATACATGTTCATTGCCTGCCTTGATGCTGTCATTCAATTGTCCAGCCAGTGGATTCATCAGTTTCATCCTTCCGGTATTCTTCTGGGATATATACGTTAACATTGCCTAACATTATAACACCGTGGATTGCCGCCGTCACTTAGGAATGCTGCGTTTTCATAAATAGTTTTGGAATCGAAGCGGCGTCCCGTCCCCATGCGTAGCGCAGAAGATGTACAAACAGGAACCGGACAAGGTATTATGAAAAGTAAGCTTACGCTATACCTATAGGAGGGAATCATATGCTGCATGCATCGCCATCCTCTTTTGTAATCCTCCCGGCCTTGGCGAAGATTGTCTGTGAACCGGGCTGGAAGTGGCAAAAAAGAGAGAAGCCGCTGCAAAATTACGATTTATTCTACGTCTGGAGCGGGGAGGGCACGGTTGTGCGCGGAGGAGTGCCCTATCAGGTAGGGAAGGGAAGCTGCTTCCTGTTCCGCCCGGGGGATTATACCAGCGCCACACATAATCCGCAAAAGCCGCTTGTGCTTACATATATTCACTTCGATATTACCGAAGAGGTGACCGAGGTGCCGGCGTTCTACCATGAGCTGAGCGAGACGGTGGAATTCGAGCATCTGCTGGCCCGTTATGTCCGGCTGTTCCTGGTGCAGACCTATGCTGCCGAGGAAGAGGGCCGTCTGATTCTGAAGCAGCTCATGATTCATCTGCTGCGGCAGGATCAGGCTAGGCCGGTCGAGCGCCATGTCAGCAACCAGCTGGCGGAGGTGATCCACGAGGTCGCCAACTATGTCAGCCAGCATCCCGGGGCGGCGCACCGGGTAGAGGATCTGGCCGCCCGGGCGGGGCTGTCCCCGCGTTACTTCTCGATCAAGTTCAAGGAGATCACCGGCTCCTCGGTCCAGTCCTATGTGATCCGCGCACGGATCGAACGGGCGCAGCATCTGCTGCTGTATGCGGGCATGAATGTCACGGAGGTGGCGGATGCGCTCGGCTACCGGGACATCTTCTTTTTCAGCCGCCAATTCAAGCAGCATACCGGGAAAAGTCCTTCGGAGATCCGCTGAAGCGGCGGGGGAGTATCGTGCTGATTGTAGTATAGGTACCTCGGGTGCTTGATGTGCCATGTGTGCTACGAGTGCTTGATGTGCCATGTGTGCTACGAGTGCTTGATGTGCCATGTGTGCTACGAGTGCTTGATGTGCTATGCGTGCCATATATGCCATATGTGCTATGCGGACCGTGAGGACCTTATTTTGCGAAAAAGGCACTTATTGCCCCCCGCTGCGGACTCAGAGGCCGTTATCTGACTGATTGGGGCTGAAATAGAGGCGTATGGGCTAACTTAAGAGCATCTGAGTCCGCTTGCCCTCCGTGATCTGGCAAAATAGCTGAAATAGCGGCTTCCCAGTCCGCAAGGCAGACCTAAAGTTGAAGCGGACACTGCGCTGTGACAGAATAGAAGCAAGAGAAGCCAATCATACACGGGAGAAGGAGAAAGCTTATGTACGAAATAGTCCTGATACGGCATGGAGAGAGTGAATACAACCGGCAGAATCTGTTTACGGGCTGGAGTGATCCTGATCTGACGGAGAAGGGTGTTGAAGAGGCGAAGAAGGCAGGAAAGCTGTTGAAGGATGCCGGATATACCTTCGATCTGGCGTTCGCCTCGGTGCTGAAGCGTTCGATCAAGACGCTGAACTATGTGCTGGATGAGATGGACCTGCTGTGGATTCCGGTGCAGAAGTCGTGGAAGCTGAATGAGCGCCATTACGGTGCACTACAGGGCCTCAGCAAAAGTGAAACCGCCCTTAAATACGGTGAGGAGCAGCTCCATATCTGGCGGCGCAGCCTCTCGGTCCGCCCTCCGATGCTGGAGCCGGATGATCCGCGTTATGCCAGACATGATATCCGCTACAAGGAAGTGCGTCCGGGTGATATCCCGCGCGGCGAGAGCCTGGAGGATACCGTGCACCGGGTCGGAGATTTCTGGACCAACCGGATTGTGCCGCTGATCCGCAAGAAGGAGCGGGTCCTGATCTCGGCGCACGGCAACACACTGCGGGCCCTGATCAAGTATATGGAGGATATCGACGAGACCGCACTGCTGGATCTCAATATCCCGACCGGCGTTCCGCTGGTCTACAAGCTCGACGACGACGTGAAGCCGCTCAGCCGCTTCTATCTCGGCGAACCGGAAGAGGTGCAGCAGAAAGCCCGCGAGGTGGCGAATCAGAGCAAGGTTACGGAGTAACCGGAGCGGCGCTGCGCCCGGCTTAGCGTAGATGATAATTAAGGGAGTATTCCAGCCAGTATATGGGGTTGGGATACTCCCTTTTTTGACATTTGTGTGACTAACGTTTGTTAATAAATAGGGTTAAGGGGCTAAAAAATTACAATAGCCAGCAGCTAATGACACGTGTCTAAAGTAGTATCTTTTAATATATGTCATCATTCGACATCAATATACAAAAAAGAACAAAAATTATTATTGTTGAAATTATAGTAAAAGAATACTCTGTTTAAGTATGTAATTCAGATGGAAATTTATTTAATAGGAGGAAATTTTTTTGAAGAGGATAGCCATATTATTATTAGTTTTATCTATCTTGACTGGTAATGTGAGCCAGATGTCTAGCTATGCTACTGCTAGCGGGGCTACTAAAGGTGGCGTTCTCACAGAGAATAAGCCAACGCTCGAAACTGGTGATTTGATTTCTTCGGTATCGAAGGAAACTAAGGACGCAGTGGGTGAAATATTATCGTCGATGACAGTAACACAGGATACTTACAGTAAAAATATGAGAGGGAAATACATAGTCAGCTTGAAGGATAATTACCAGGTAAATGTATCTAGTGTAGTTTACAGTGTATATGAAGAGAAATACGAGTTAGGTCTCAAGAATAGTGCACTAGACTTGAGTCCCTTAGCAGAGATGAGAAAACAGCAATACGATCAAGATCTTGCGCAAAAAGTTAATTTATATCATGTGAAGGATCTGGAAAGTGCTAATGCTCTGTATATGGAGTTGCATCCCGAGGAAGTCAATCAGTTGCTTGCAAATCCAATGGTTGCTGCAGTAGAAGAAGATAAACCAATACAAATTGCAGAACAGAGAACACTCACCAAGGTAGAAGAGCAGCCAATTAAGGAATCTTCACAAACCATTCCTTGGGGAATTCACTCGTCAGGTTCATATATAACCAGACAAGCAGTAGGTTCAAGTGATGGCCAGATCAAAGTGGCAGTCTTTGATACGGGAATATCTAACCATCCGGACCTGAATCTTGCTGGCGGGGTTAGTTATGTAGAATCTGCGGATAGTTATGAGGATGATAAGGGGCATGGAACACATATTGCAGGTACAATTGCCGCTTTGGATAATTCCTTCGGAGTAGTAGGTATGGCACCGAATGCTGAGCTATATGCAGTAAAGGTAGCCGACTCTTCTGGCGACGGATATACAAGCTCGGTTATTCAGGGTATTGAATGGGCGATCAATCATAAGATTAATATCATTAATATGAGTTTTGTATCTGCGCAGTATAGTGAAATGCTGCACAAAGCCATTCAGAAGGCGACATCCGCTGGTATTATTATTGTTGCTGCAGCAGGAAATAACGGTTCCGGGGAAGACACCGTGCAATATCCCGCTAGATACCCTGAGGTTATTGCTGTCGGTGCGATAGAATCATCACACCATCGTACGGACTTCTCAGCTACAGGCGATGAACTGGATATTGTAGCACCGGGTTTTGGAGTAATGAGTACAACAATGAATGGAGAGTATGGTGTTTCCTCGGGAACATCCAACGCCGCAGCGCATGTCACTGGTGCTGTTGCATTATTGTGGTCTCACCATCCATCGCTGAACGGGCAGGAAGTTATTGATAAGTTATATGAAGCGGCAACCCCGCTCGAAACATCACATGAAGCCGGTCACGGAATTGTTAATATTGCCAAAGCCGAAGGAGTTATTACAGGGTCAATTGCCCCATTATCGGAAGAAAATCTATCAGGACTTAATACGATCATGCCTTCTATTCCAGATAGTGAAATAGGAATAGCCTCTTACGACCCTAAGAATGACGGTGCCTCTATCCATCCTGGGGATTCGGTTACAGTCTCCCTAAAGCTGGAAGGAGATGAGCATGGGGAGAACCCCCATCAAAAGGTTGAGGTGGAAGTTACTTCTGCCTCCAATCCGCTTCAGGTCATTGCAAGTAAAACGATAACTGGAGTGGCACTGGATAAGGATATTCCCTACACTTGGCAGACTTCTTCATCCACGCCTACCGGTACGTATAAAATAAAATACAAATTTCCTGCCGTACCTTCAGGTTTATATGACTACCAGTTTACAGTTTATGTGACGGAAGCAGGTATAGGGCAAGATACTTTTGAACCTAATGATACCTTTATAACTGCAAAAAACGTATTTCCTAAAAATAGCTATATCTCTTACATTTCTTCAGCCAGTGATGTGGATTATTACAAACTGACAGCTGAAGAGACAGGACAAATCCCTATCGGACTAACCATTCCATCTAAAGTTGACTATGAACTTGATATTTATACCGCGTCCGGACTTCCTGTATGGAGCTCTTCCAATGGCACTGGTGTGGCAGAGCATGTAGATTTACAAATTACCAAGAATCAAGTCTATTACCTTAAGGTTACTGGCTTCAGCGGCCAATTTAGCAGCTCACCGTATACGTTGACTTTGGGATCTATTGAGGCTCAACCGTTTGCAGTCCCTTCTGGTTTGAAAACGGCAGCCTATGCTAATAGCATCAAGCTTACCTGGGATGCGATGCCTGAGGCAACACTCTATAAACTCCGGATTAACGGGGTGGATAAGGGTACCTCTAACGTCAACTCATATACTTTTTTAAACTTGGTGTCTTCACAGGGGTATCTCTTGGAAGTAGCCGCAGTTTATCCTAAAGGCAGCAGCGCCTATGCTTCGGTGCAGGCCTCAACTACCTTGCCGGAATTAATTGTGTATCAGCCGCAGGATGTAAACCAGGCCTCTCTCAGCACACAGCTGTTCAGCTTCAAACCGGCTACCACCGGAGTGTACCGGATTTTCACTAGTCCGTATCAAGGTAACGGTTCTGTAGTGGATACGGAACTCTCTATATATAACAATTTGCAGCTGGGTAAGCAGCTTGCAGTGAATGATGATACGAATGATACGGTCTTCTCAGAGATTCGAATCAGCCTAATTGGCGGACAGACTTACTATGTCAAAGTAAATGGTTTTGATACAACTGCTCTGCGTACTAGAGTTACTGCAGATGTCATCAGCTCAAGCATTCCTTACATTCAGCAAGATCATCCTGTTGATATTAACGAACAGGCCGGGAACAGTAATGTATATGTCTTCGTTCCTGGAAATACTGGTAGATTCCGAATAAACACTAACCGTTACGGAGGAAGCGCTAGTTCAAAGGCTAACGATACGAATCTCTCTGTATATGCGAGTGTAGAGATGGAAGAACCTATCACCGGTGGTCATAACGATGA
The sequence above is a segment of the Paenibacillus sp. FSL R7-0204 genome. Coding sequences within it:
- the gpmA gene encoding 2,3-diphosphoglycerate-dependent phosphoglycerate mutase, which codes for MYEIVLIRHGESEYNRQNLFTGWSDPDLTEKGVEEAKKAGKLLKDAGYTFDLAFASVLKRSIKTLNYVLDEMDLLWIPVQKSWKLNERHYGALQGLSKSETALKYGEEQLHIWRRSLSVRPPMLEPDDPRYARHDIRYKEVRPGDIPRGESLEDTVHRVGDFWTNRIVPLIRKKERVLISAHGNTLRALIKYMEDIDETALLDLNIPTGVPLVYKLDDDVKPLSRFYLGEPEEVQQKAREVANQSKVTE
- a CDS encoding AraC family transcriptional regulator, with product MLHASPSSFVILPALAKIVCEPGWKWQKREKPLQNYDLFYVWSGEGTVVRGGVPYQVGKGSCFLFRPGDYTSATHNPQKPLVLTYIHFDITEEVTEVPAFYHELSETVEFEHLLARYVRLFLVQTYAAEEEGRLILKQLMIHLLRQDQARPVERHVSNQLAEVIHEVANYVSQHPGAAHRVEDLAARAGLSPRYFSIKFKEITGSSVQSYVIRARIERAQHLLLYAGMNVTEVADALGYRDIFFFSRQFKQHTGKSPSEIR
- a CDS encoding S8 family serine peptidase yields the protein MKRIAILLLVLSILTGNVSQMSSYATASGATKGGVLTENKPTLETGDLISSVSKETKDAVGEILSSMTVTQDTYSKNMRGKYIVSLKDNYQVNVSSVVYSVYEEKYELGLKNSALDLSPLAEMRKQQYDQDLAQKVNLYHVKDLESANALYMELHPEEVNQLLANPMVAAVEEDKPIQIAEQRTLTKVEEQPIKESSQTIPWGIHSSGSYITRQAVGSSDGQIKVAVFDTGISNHPDLNLAGGVSYVESADSYEDDKGHGTHIAGTIAALDNSFGVVGMAPNAELYAVKVADSSGDGYTSSVIQGIEWAINHKINIINMSFVSAQYSEMLHKAIQKATSAGIIIVAAAGNNGSGEDTVQYPARYPEVIAVGAIESSHHRTDFSATGDELDIVAPGFGVMSTTMNGEYGVSSGTSNAAAHVTGAVALLWSHHPSLNGQEVIDKLYEAATPLETSHEAGHGIVNIAKAEGVITGSIAPLSEENLSGLNTIMPSIPDSEIGIASYDPKNDGASIHPGDSVTVSLKLEGDEHGENPHQKVEVEVTSASNPLQVIASKTITGVALDKDIPYTWQTSSSTPTGTYKIKYKFPAVPSGLYDYQFTVYVTEAGIGQDTFEPNDTFITAKNVFPKNSYISYISSASDVDYYKLTAEETGQIPIGLTIPSKVDYELDIYTASGLPVWSSSNGTGVAEHVDLQITKNQVYYLKVTGFSGQFSSSPYTLTLGSIEAQPFAVPSGLKTAAYANSIKLTWDAMPEATLYKLRINGVDKGTSNVNSYTFLNLVSSQGYLLEVAAVYPKGSSAYASVQASTTLPELIVYQPQDVNQASLSTQLFSFKPATTGVYRIFTSPYQGNGSVVDTELSIYNNLQLGKQLAVNDDTNDTVFSEIRISLIGGQTYYVKVNGFDTTALRTRVTADVISSSIPYIQQDHPVDINEQAGNSNVYVFVPGNTGRFRINTNRYGGSASSKANDTNLSVYASVEMEEPITGGHNDDKADSVFSEVTVNLSAGVPYYIRVNEANGGKTYARLLVTSAGQTAFTVVKSGTSIDLSKASGEEAYLQFTPASTGKYRFFTSNYQATSQLNDTEIALYSDSDLTTLLNANDDATDYRPYGEHFSKLEMTLTAGVTYYVAVSSFGSVNGLQTRFTVENMEHSSPGTAASLPFGEMVTTDSHGAPLAISSLYDTDYYKIDLTAPDQVSLYLSQGDGTIEDAYGNIRGYFSADGQMSFDLTAGTYYLKVQSGWEGPAWGFSKFEYELSADINVIEYTKGESEFLSTLRALKASAVKSFDATPGSKGSVKVQYKNKVNNTNLKVEIRTANLANGLSVYEYTTGGSFNKDTLTDITWNGSVDSKSPDKYWYANYTDSISGAPQYWAKDGYYKIFVSRLEGSKKKQTQEFLVQVINDPLNGLNIIPLPPTIEKGKKITSKTNTCKACKNYFERYILHPNDHGYELTYGTWFAEVYGMTGIQQFSAGALALVTCSEGNAKERLQCTLNNIGMIPILGEGADAINGVIYFVNGDYLDALLSAGAVVPFIGNFVTAGKKISYTATKRVELVFKMNPCGCVPEGTEIITKDGPKPIEKVQIGDLVLAKDTETGKQDYKPVVNLFSRENTEIYNLGVQGKTVQSTGNHPFWVIGKGWVTADELAPGDLLETQTGDTVVLESVALSDTLSKVYNFEVEEFHTYYLSEFALLTHNSAEACQLSNYSKIVPKRLTARTTGAQSTILAGEITKATGLAKPFNWAAHHIIPYKPSNDVAVKLHAIMKKHNIDLNSSANGVFLPPAGNKADVLVIDEFTISTHTGSHGKYYYDDLYDMLKPVQNDSTLVLEAINEMREKLLTGQYKLYRAKK
- a CDS encoding aminotransferase class I/II-fold pyridoxal phosphate-dependent enzyme, which translates into the protein MNPLAGQLNDSIKAGNEHVYDMLSSLGKAIYFPKEGILSQSAEATAHAKKYNATIGIATENGLPMHLGVIQDKLSAYNPKDLYSYAPPAGKPELRSVWREKMLRENPSLEGKSFSNPIVTNALTHGLSIVADLFAEQGDAVIYPDKNWENYELTFGIRRLTETVNYPLFTEDMSFNSEGLLDALLAQKDRGKAIVLLNFPNNPTGYTPGLAEGEAIVAAILQAAEAGVNVVVVSDDAYFGLFFEDSLKESLFGKLANLHPRVLAVKIDGATKEEFVWGFRVGFITYASEDKELLAALEQKTLGIIRATISSGAHPSQTFVLGALKAPEFSAQKEEKFLIMKGRANKVKALLDSGKYGDDVWTYYPFNSGYFMCLKLFTVSAEDLRLHLIHTYGLGTIALGESDLRIAFSCIEEDQLEDLFDLVYAGIRDLEKA